A single window of Chitinophagales bacterium DNA harbors:
- a CDS encoding HAD family hydrolase, with amino-acid sequence MQAESVKIVSSWGIDKNWTLFLDRDGVINQRIIDNYVCKWEEFHFIEGVLEAIKKFSFIFDKIVVVTNQRGINRGLMTHQDLQHIFDQIRQAVIKSSGRIDQFYYCPHLAEENCNCRKPKVGMGLQAKADFPSIQFEQSIMVGDMLSDMEFGKSLSMKTIYLTNHRANYYPNRSDIIDAYFSQLSHFANVLMI; translated from the coding sequence ATGCAAGCAGAAAGTGTAAAAATAGTGTCAAGTTGGGGAATAGACAAGAACTGGACACTTTTTTTAGATAGAGATGGAGTTATTAATCAAAGAATTATAGACAATTACGTGTGCAAATGGGAGGAATTTCACTTCATTGAAGGTGTTTTGGAGGCGATTAAAAAATTTAGCTTTATTTTTGATAAAATTGTGGTTGTTACCAATCAAAGGGGCATCAATCGGGGCTTGATGACACATCAAGACTTACAACATATTTTTGACCAAATACGTCAAGCGGTTATCAAATCAAGTGGCAGGATAGACCAGTTTTACTATTGTCCACACTTAGCCGAGGAAAACTGCAATTGCAGAAAACCCAAAGTAGGGATGGGTTTACAGGCAAAAGCCGATTTTCCTTCTATTCAATTTGAACAGTCCATAATGGTAGGTGATATGCTTAGTGACATGGAATTTGGAAAATCATTGAGTATGAAAACCATCTATTTAACCAATCATAGAGCCAATTATTACCCCAATCGTTCAGACATAATTGATGCTTATTTCTCGCAACTTTCCCACTTTGCAAATGTTTTAATGATATGA
- a CDS encoding zinc ribbon domain-containing protein translates to MSSAIHLKCPNCGHPIRADDINILSLAAKCSSCGCVFPFKPRLFQAYSVPIKPEKRPKGVEIHLQDKELFLTYRWWTVRYLFLLLLGALWNLSTIMWFVITLANDAYLMMAMGMVFAVGGIALQYVSIAGFLNTTMIKVDDFQLSVTHQPVFWFSVPKLRRDEITQLYCTLHINRGQNYTQYSYQLNVILKNGKHVCILKGINNADQAQYLEKEIEHFLKIKDRYVKGEYIGRK, encoded by the coding sequence ATGAGTTCAGCTATACATCTAAAATGTCCTAATTGTGGTCATCCTATTCGTGCAGATGACATCAACATCCTTAGCTTGGCAGCAAAATGTTCGAGCTGTGGATGTGTTTTTCCGTTTAAGCCTCGCTTGTTTCAAGCATATAGTGTGCCTATCAAACCGGAAAAGCGTCCAAAAGGTGTCGAAATCCACCTACAAGATAAGGAATTGTTTTTGACTTATCGGTGGTGGACGGTTCGATATTTATTTTTATTACTCTTGGGTGCCTTATGGAACCTAAGTACTATCATGTGGTTTGTGATTACTCTTGCGAATGATGCCTACCTTATGATGGCAATGGGAATGGTATTTGCCGTTGGTGGAATTGCATTGCAGTATGTGAGCATTGCGGGTTTTTTGAATACAACTATGATTAAAGTAGATGATTTTCAGCTTTCTGTAACACATCAGCCTGTTTTTTGGTTTTCTGTGCCTAAGTTAAGAAGGGATGAAATCACACAGTTGTACTGTACACTACACATCAATAGAGGTCAAAACTATACGCAGTATTCTTACCAACTAAATGTTATTTTGAAAAATGGCAAGCATGTTTGTATATTGAAAGGAATCAACAACGCAGATCAAGCACAATACTTAGAAAAAGAAATAGAGCATTTTTTGAAGATCAAGGATAGATACGTGAAGGGGGAGTATATTGGACGAAAATAA
- a CDS encoding DUF2927 domain-containing protein, protein MKLSFILFFVLFTFNSCQSNFLIPCNSSEYSSEMVTYFMEVALNYPSTNSSHIVKWQTDIHIAVHGSPSVNDIAILRQLTDELNLLIKPIQIYLDETDPNLHLFFTSPQTFQITETYFKDADNPILNGITFVYHYPNYQIYKANILISNRIKDPMKRVHTIREEITQSLGLLTDSWQYEKSIFYEGQSYSTSFSEMDKQLIQLLYNTNIPIGGQAKDVLLLLCGDTN, encoded by the coding sequence TTGAAGCTTTCTTTCATATTATTCTTTGTTCTTTTTACCTTCAATAGTTGTCAGTCCAATTTTTTAATACCTTGCAATTCTTCTGAATATTCTTCCGAAATGGTGACTTACTTTATGGAAGTTGCCCTCAATTATCCTTCAACTAATAGTAGTCACATTGTCAAGTGGCAGACCGATATACACATTGCAGTGCACGGTTCACCTTCTGTCAATGACATCGCAATTCTTAGACAGCTTACCGACGAATTGAATCTTTTAATCAAGCCAATTCAGATATATTTAGACGAAACAGACCCCAACCTACATCTGTTTTTTACCAGCCCCCAAACATTTCAGATCACGGAAACCTACTTCAAAGATGCTGATAACCCCATTCTCAACGGGATTACATTTGTTTACCACTACCCCAATTATCAAATCTATAAAGCTAATATACTCATATCAAATCGAATCAAAGACCCTATGAAAAGGGTGCATACAATAAGAGAGGAAATCACCCAAAGTCTTGGATTATTGACCGATTCATGGCAATATGAAAAAAGTATCTTTTATGAAGGGCAATCCTATTCTACCTCTTTTTCTGAAATGGACAAGCAATTGATTCAACTGCTTTACAATACAAATATACCTATAGGAGGACAAGCAAAAGATGTGCTATTGTTATTATGTGGTGATACAAATTGA